A region of the Nitrospirota bacterium genome:
ATGGGATCACAACCGGATCAACGGATACGGCATGTGGATACGGAACCTTCTGCTCATTTGCTTCTGCTGAACGCGTGGATGCGAAACGGTACATGCCGCTCGTCGAGTACTTTGGATATCACGTCCATCTTGCTCTCTTGCGCACCGCCCCAAAGAGTTCGCAAGCCGTTGCGCCCTGTGTGAGAGAACTCACGCTCCGTGAAATGACGATCCTCAACTGGGTCAGGCAGGGCAAGACGAATTGGGAGATCGCCAAAATCATGAGCGTGACTGAACGGACCATTCGGTTCCACGTGGAGAGCATCTTCTCAAAGTTGGATGTCACCTCGCGATCCCATGCGGTTGCGACCGCCATCGAACATGGTCTGCCGAACGTGGTGTAACCACATGAGGCTTGTTTGATCTCAGCAGGGCTTCTGCTACGCCTCTGCTCCTACTAACCCTAACCTCTGGCAGTTCGAGTACGTCGAATTCCGTCCCACTATCATCTCTCCCTGTAACGTCTCGATAGAGGAGATCCAGTTCAGCAACCGTGGTTTTTTGACCGCATTCTCTTCGTCAAATCGAACCATATCGTACAGCGCTGCTACGGAACTGGCTCCAGCGGGAGGCAGCACCACCGGCTCTCCTATCATTTCACAAGGGAACCCGAGCGCCCGAAGCGTGCGAAAGAACCGGTGTTCGACCTCAAGATAGTAATACCGAATGTCGTTCGCCACCGCCCATTGATAGACGCCTTTCAACAGCACCAGCATCATCTTGGATGAGAGTCCTCTGTCGCGGATTTCAGGATCAATCGCAAGCCTGGTGATCTCGGCAGTATCTGAAGTTTTTCTGAGTTGGTAGCCGGCCGGGAGCAAGGCACCAAACTCTTTTTCGAGCATGAACTGCCCGGAAGAGGGAAGGAGTCGCGCTGCTCCAACAACCGTTCCGTCATCTCTGATCAACCCAACGGTTGTCCCCCACAAATCGTACAGATCGATTTCCTGCCGATCATCTGTTTCGGGAACCCACTTCAGTGACTCAGCAAACACTTTATGCCGGAGTCGATATGATTGAGTGAGCTGCTCCCCATGCAGGGTCTTTACAACAAAACCATTTTCACTGAATTCGACATCGTTCACTGCGTGCATCAGCCGTCTCCTTTCGTAAAGCCCATGAAAAGCCCTGTCACTTTCGCGGCCATTGTTTTTCATGTTCTACGTATTTCGTCACCTGGCGGAACCGCCAGGTGACCCAATACGAGCAGGTGCGTACAAATAGGAGCCTGTCGAACCAAGGGGTCTCTACGAGGAGAGGCTCTGTTGCTATTTTCGTAGCATGAAATTTGGAGAGGGTCTTCTAACTGATGAAAAACCGGCAGGGCTTTCAAATACTCGACGGATTTCGGCAATCCTCAGGAAAACCGACACAGCAACGTGCGGCTCTCACTCATGGAATTCCCTGGGACACATCGGAGTCTCTTCCTTACCTGCTGCGGGATCAGGTCGGAGGCAGTCTCGCCTCTGCCCTCAAGGCATCCGAGCAACGTCTGACCGCGCTGTTGCACGATCGCAGCCGCATAGGAAGGGAACTGCACGACTCTGTGCTGCAAGCCCTCTATGCGATCGAGTTGAGCCTTGCACAATCCCCAGAGTTGCACAGGGGTGTGCCGCCTGCTCTGCCACGTTCCAACGGTCAGGCGACCGATCAACTCAACAGGCTTATTCGAGATATCCGACGCATGATTCTCAGTGTGGAATCTGACAACATCGATCCCTTCCGGCTGGTCTCCGAGTTACAAGCCCTTGCCCAGACTTGTGAGCAGGTGGGTAAATTACGGATTCGTGTGGCGGTTGCCCCTGCAGCAGCAGAAATCCTGACCGGCGAAGAAGCGCGCGAACTCGTTGCGATTGCCAGGGAGGCGTTGAGTAATTGTGTCCGCCACGCCCACGCGACACAGATCGTGATTGCCCTTCGGCACATCGGCTCCCGAGTACGGCTGCGCATCTGCGACAACGGATCAGGCTTTGCCGTCGCTCAGGGACAGCCGAAAGGCATCGGGATTGCCCAGATGGAAACTCGAGTTCGAAAGATCGGTGGTCGCCTGAACATCAAATCCACCCTGGGTCGAGGCACATGTATCACCGCCGATGTCTATCTTGAGCCGGTGCTCGCGACGACATGAACCGCCAACGCACTCAACGTGATACGGCATTATCTTCGAACGCTCCCAGCCGGGGGGTGCGCAGGGGCAACAAGACCGGTGCAAGCAGTTCCCTGAAGCCGGCTATCCCCCAGGGGGAGCCAATTGAGCAGTGCTATCGCACATTGCTAGGATTGTCCGGTAGTGCGATTCTGCTTCTCGCGCCTGACTCAATCATTCTAGGGTGGAACCGCTCGGCTGAAACAGTATCCGGCTGGATGGCCGATGAAGTACTGGGCCGGAACTTTGTGGAACTCTGTCTCTCGAAGGAGGCGCGCGCCTCTTTTCGGATAAAACTCGCGCAGGTGACTCAAGGGGAGGAGATAAGGGGTCTTGAGGTCCCTCTCCGGACACGTACTGGATCACAGGCAATGCTTTCTTGGAGTCTCTCGCGGGTGCTGGGGACTCATGGAGACCTCATCGGCCTCATGGCAATTGGGACCGTCCTCCTTTCTGATACCCAGATTGAAGAAGAGCTCCTGCTGGCCCATGCTCAGATCCTGACCGAGGCTCGCAGGGCTGAGAAGGTTGCAGACGAGGAGCGGGGCAGAATTGCACGGGAGTTACACGACGAGTTTGGACAGGCCTTGACCGGTCTGAAATTCGACCTTGCCTGGTTCCGCAAACAACTGTCGCTGTTGCCTGCTCCAACCGGCAGCAGGGAGCTAGTGAGCAAAGTCCAGGCCATGTCGGGATCGATCGACGCACTGTTGGAATCTCTTCGTACGACAGTCGCAGACCTGCGCCCTGCGATGCTGAACGATCTTGGACTGGTCCCGGCATTGGAATCCCTCGCGGCGACATTCCAGCATCGCACGGGCGTGCGATGCCTGGTAGACGTGGACCCGGAAGTGTCATCCCTGGAGCTGCCCTCAGAAACGTCTGCCGCGTTGTTTCGAATCGCACAGGAATCATTGACCAATGTGATGCGTCATGCTGCCGCTTCGCTGGTACGAATACAGCTGTACCAGGGTGACGGCAGGGTGACGTTGGAAGTGGCTGACAACGGAAAGGGCGTTACCTGCGAGCGGATGAGCAAGCTCGATTCCTTCGGGCTTCGAGGGATGCAGGAACGAGTCTCCCTTCTGGGCGGCCACTTTTCTATCGGAGGTGCGCTCGGGGTCGGAACCACAGCCCGTGCCTCTGTGCCGACACGCCGCTCAAAGGCTCTGGCCGACGGGCCGGTTGCGGAGGGCTCCATCCCATGATTGCGACTGACTTGGTAAAAATTCTGATCATCGACGATCACGAGGTCGTGCGCCGGGGTGTGAAACAGATCCTTGAAGAACACTTCCTGTACGTCGAGGTTGGGGAAGCCAATACCGGTGCGAAGGGGATTGCCGCAGCGCGGAAAGAGTCCTGGGATCTGATCATCGTGGACATCAGCCTTCCTGACCGGAACGGGTTAGAGCTCTTGTACGAGTTACATACGACAATGCCCCAACTCCCTCTGATGGTCTTGAGCCTGCACTCTGAAGAGCAATATGCAACTCGTGCGCTCCAGACAGGGGCTATGGCCTATCTCACCAAAAACACCGCGCCAGAAGAGCTGGCCAGGGCGGTCAAGCAGGTGTTGAGCGGCAGGAGGTATGTCTCCGCTTCCATTGGAGAGCGCTTGGCCGGTAACCTGAGTCAGAGTCCCTCCGGTCCTGAACATCACACATTGTCCAAGCGAGAGCTCGAAGTTCTTGTATTGTTAGCCCAGGGCCGGTCCATTAAACACATCGCGCAGTTCCTGACTCTCAGCATCAAAACCGTGAGCACCTATCGAGCCCGTCTCCTGGACAAGTTGCAACTCACGACCACCGCCGAATTGATCCGCTACGCCCTTGACCATCACCTGGTCGATTAGCAGGATGCGGGAAAGTCCGCCAGCGTCCGGTCTCGACATCCGTGAAGCGTATCTCGTGAAGCGTCGTTCGTTTCAGGATTCGGACGTTTCACGCTTCACGAACGACAGGGTCGTTCGAATTGACAGCTCACTTCCTCGCCGACTAGGATAACGGCCTGTGAGTCATTCCGATCTTATAGAACCCGCCGCAGTAAAGCGTTCTCATTCTCCCGGCAGCCGCGTTGAGCACGTATTTGAAACAATCGTGTTCGCCAGCCGGTGGATTCAGGCTCCACTCTATGGCGGCCTCATCGTGGCTGAGCTGCTCTACGCGTACAAATTTCTTGTTGAACTATGGGAGATGATCCGCCATATCGATCAGCAAAAAGAGACCGTCTTCATGCTGGGTATTCTGGGGCTGATCGACGTCACGATGGTGGCGAACTTGCTCACGATGGTGATCATCGGAGGCTACGCCACATTTGTGAGCAAATTAGATCTGGAGGATCATGCAGATCGACCAGACTGGTTGACCCACATCGACCCCGGCACCATCAAAATCAAACTCGCAGCGTCGTTGATCGGTATCTCCAGCATTCATCTTCTTAAATCGTTCGTCGACATCGAGAATGAAAATCTGGAGCACATCAAGTGGAAGATCTTTATCCATCTGACCTTTCTCGGCTCCGCTATCCTCCTCGCATGGACCGATAAGATTATGCAGAAAGACAAGAAGCACTGACCCAACGCGCCACCGCCCAGGTGTTCAGGCTGAAGGTGGTTTCTCCCCCTAACGGCCTTCAGCCTATCTACCTGACACGAGCAATGATGAAGCGATTAGAGCATTCCCTGTATGCCCTGCTAGTCATCCTGCTCGCGCAAGCAGGCTGCAGTTCTTCGGTCGTGCAGCTTCACGACCAACCGGATCTCAATCACAGAGATTTCCGTCAGAAGCTAGCCGACAATAAAGAGCTTGCGACGAGGTTCCTGGCATGTACCGGGCAAGTTCATGATGAACCATTGAGCGAGCGCCATAATGCCGGTACCTCTTCGGAGCCATTGTCCCCGCAAACCCAGAAGGGGCACGTGGTGAGCGTCCGCCCCCTGGCAGCCGTCATTGATACGGTGCGCCGGCGGCATCCCGACAAAGGCGCCTCCCTCTCTATCCTTGCCGACGTCCTTGACGACGTGGCCAACGCCGCGACGGCGCGCATCGATCTGGACAAGCTCAAGCAGGTCGCTGAAGCCGCCAGGCAGTGGCACGGGCATATCGGGCTGGATGAGGATCAATTTGAACGGGATTCTTCTCGCTTTGCTCGCTTGTTGCTGGCATACAACAAAGCCTATTTGGGCGATCTCAGCTACAGGGCAAGATCTGGTTCCACGGGAACAGGCCCTCGGGGGGTCGTCAAGGTTACCTCGCAAGGGTTCGTCGATCGAAGCGGCAATGCCTTTCTGTTCCCTGGTATCTCAGCTGAAATAGAAATGAGCTCTGGCAGTCCAGTTCGCGCCTCGGCTTCCATGGTCGACTCTCAACGTGTGAGCGCCGATCTCACGCGCATTTTCCTGGAGGCATTCTTCGACACGGCCTTTCGAGTACCGGCCGTACATGGCGCGACAGCATTGCGAGTGGTATCGAACTCCCGGGAACCCTCCTATCCTGAATTCGATGCCGATCATCCCGCGATCCCCCTGGAGGCCTTGGCGAGAGTCACTCGTGATGCGATGCGCGCCGAAGCCGCAATGGTAGCACTGGTCGGCAAAGCGGTTCGTGGTGGAAGTCTATTCGGAACGAACAACGAAACCGTTGCCGCCACCCTGGAAACCGCAGCGGGAGTGATTGCGAAAAAACTCGTCGAGCATGAAGGCTTCTGCTATTCCCAGGTCATGACAGGGCAGCCAGCCAGCAACCCACGTGATCAGAATGAGCCACCCGTGAAGTAACCGTCTCCTGCCTATTGCCAAGTCTGCGTGAGTATGCCTCGGCTGTCCCGCCAATTCGGTGTCCAGACAAGCCCGGAGAGCCTGTTCGACTGGGGGAGCAATCGATCGAACCAGCGTGCGAATATCCATCGAGTCTTCATGCAGATGCCAGGAGCTGTTCCACGTGCTCTAAGAAAACTGCGGCAGTGAACGGTTTGGCCAAGGTTTTGGCGGCGCCGAATAGCATGGCAAGGGCGTCTGTACCGTACCCTGCATTGAATTTTCCCGAGATGGCTAACACCTTGACTGTCTGGCAGCCTTTGTGGAGCTGCAGCAATGTCTCCAATCCATCCTTGTCAGGCAGATAAATATCGAGCACGATCAGGTCGGGCTTCTCTCGGT
Encoded here:
- a CDS encoding response regulator, with the protein product MATILVVEDDEQLRSWLRRLLEDNGYLVFEAGNGSNALACIDREKPDLIVLDIYLPDKDGLETLLQLHKGCQTVKVLAISGKFNAGYGTDALAMLFGAAKTLAKPFTAAVFLEHVEQLLASA
- a CDS encoding PAS domain S-box protein; this encodes MNRQRTQRDTALSSNAPSRGVRRGNKTGASSSLKPAIPQGEPIEQCYRTLLGLSGSAILLLAPDSIILGWNRSAETVSGWMADEVLGRNFVELCLSKEARASFRIKLAQVTQGEEIRGLEVPLRTRTGSQAMLSWSLSRVLGTHGDLIGLMAIGTVLLSDTQIEEELLLAHAQILTEARRAEKVADEERGRIARELHDEFGQALTGLKFDLAWFRKQLSLLPAPTGSRELVSKVQAMSGSIDALLESLRTTVADLRPAMLNDLGLVPALESLAATFQHRTGVRCLVDVDPEVSSLELPSETSAALFRIAQESLTNVMRHAAASLVRIQLYQGDGRVTLEVADNGKGVTCERMSKLDSFGLRGMQERVSLLGGHFSIGGALGVGTTARASVPTRRSKALADGPVAEGSIP
- a CDS encoding ATP-binding protein is translated as MKNRQGFQILDGFRQSSGKPTQQRAALTHGIPWDTSESLPYLLRDQVGGSLASALKASEQRLTALLHDRSRIGRELHDSVLQALYAIELSLAQSPELHRGVPPALPRSNGQATDQLNRLIRDIRRMILSVESDNIDPFRLVSELQALAQTCEQVGKLRIRVAVAPAAAEILTGEEARELVAIAREALSNCVRHAHATQIVIALRHIGSRVRLRICDNGSGFAVAQGQPKGIGIAQMETRVRKIGGRLNIKSTLGRGTCITADVYLEPVLATT
- a CDS encoding response regulator transcription factor, translating into MIATDLVKILIIDDHEVVRRGVKQILEEHFLYVEVGEANTGAKGIAAARKESWDLIIVDISLPDRNGLELLYELHTTMPQLPLMVLSLHSEEQYATRALQTGAMAYLTKNTAPEELARAVKQVLSGRRYVSASIGERLAGNLSQSPSGPEHHTLSKRELEVLVLLAQGRSIKHIAQFLTLSIKTVSTYRARLLDKLQLTTTAELIRYALDHHLVD
- a CDS encoding TIGR00645 family protein, producing MEPAAVKRSHSPGSRVEHVFETIVFASRWIQAPLYGGLIVAELLYAYKFLVELWEMIRHIDQQKETVFMLGILGLIDVTMVANLLTMVIIGGYATFVSKLDLEDHADRPDWLTHIDPGTIKIKLAASLIGISSIHLLKSFVDIENENLEHIKWKIFIHLTFLGSAILLAWTDKIMQKDKKH
- a CDS encoding GNAT family N-acetyltransferase, whose product is MHAVNDVEFSENGFVVKTLHGEQLTQSYRLRHKVFAESLKWVPETDDRQEIDLYDLWGTTVGLIRDDGTVVGAARLLPSSGQFMLEKEFGALLPAGYQLRKTSDTAEITRLAIDPEIRDRGLSSKMMLVLLKGVYQWAVANDIRYYYLEVEHRFFRTLRALGFPCEMIGEPVVLPPAGASSVAALYDMVRFDEENAVKKPRLLNWISSIETLQGEMIVGRNSTYSNCQRLGLVGAEA